The sequence below is a genomic window from Croceicoccus marinus.
TCAAAACTAACCGATGTGATTTCATAGCCTTGTGATGCGGCGCGTGAGGAGCTGGATCGATGCGATGAACAGCCACGCGGTTGCCGAGGCGATGGTCTGCTCGAAGTCCTTTGCGAGACGCCGGTTTCGGTTGAGCCATGCCAAAGTGCGCTCGACAGCCCAGCGGCGTGGGAGAACCACAAAGCCCTTTGCTTTGTCGGACCGTTTGACGATTTCGATGGTCCACTTACCAACCCTGCGCAACGCCTGACGGAGCTTGTCGCCAGCATATCCGCCATCGGCGAAGACATGCCGTAGCCACGGGAAGCGATGGATGATTTCGGCGAGCACCAGCGGTGCGCCATCACGATCCTGGATGTCGGCGGTGTGGATTACCGCATGAACGAGATTTCCATCGGTGTCGGTGAGGATGTGGCGCTTGCGTCCCTTGATCTTCTTGCCTGCGTCATAGCCCCGTGGGCCGCCACTTTCCGTGGTTTTGACGCTCTGGCTGTCGATCACTCCGGCGCTTGGCGACGCCTCGCGGCCTACAGCTTCGCGCCCGATCAGCAACAGGACATGATTGAGCGACAGCCACAGCCTGTTATCACGCCACAGGTAGAACCAGCGCCGCACCGTCGAGACTGGCGGAAAGCAGGGCGGTAGCATCCGCCATGGCAGTCCGCCCCGCAGCAGATACAGGATCGCTTCGACAATCCGCCGCAGCGGCCACTTGCGAGGGCGGCCAACATGAGAAGGTGGCGGGAAGAACGGCTCCAGCACCGCCCATTCGGCATCGGTCAAATCACTTGGCAATGCCAGTTCCGCGCGGGCATACAGTGCGCGAGTGGTGTCGGTCCACATCGTTGATTTCCTTTGGTTCGTTGCAAAACCGCTGAATCAACGACTTGGGTAAGCGTCAAGCTAACCAGCTGATACCACTCAACTTAATTTCGGATCAGGCTCTAACATTCGTCAGGATCACAATCATCTAA
It includes:
- a CDS encoding IS5 family transposase, with protein sequence MWTDTTRALYARAELALPSDLTDAEWAVLEPFFPPPSHVGRPRKWPLRRIVEAILYLLRGGLPWRMLPPCFPPVSTVRRWFYLWRDNRLWLSLNHVLLLIGREAVGREASPSAGVIDSQSVKTTESGGPRGYDAGKKIKGRKRHILTDTDGNLVHAVIHTADIQDRDGAPLVLAEIIHRFPWLRHVFADGGYAGDKLRQALRRVGKWTIEIVKRSDKAKGFVVLPRRWAVERTLAWLNRNRRLAKDFEQTIASATAWLFIASIQLLTRRITRL